One genomic window of Desulfobacterales bacterium includes the following:
- a CDS encoding transporter substrate-binding domain-containing protein, protein MNRLLKGMVVFLAVFTLLSAPLLAADIELAKKSTLEQILQKGELRVGFEAGYMPFEMTDKKGQFVGFDIDVAKEMAKAMGVKFVPVNTAWDGIIPSLITAKFDIITSGMTVTQERNLKINFANPYIVVGQTVLINNKHKGTVKSYKDLNKSAYIVTSKLGTTGEQAVKRMIPKCTYKSFETETEAVLEVVNGKADAFVYDLPMNVVFMAQQGQGKLTFLDKPFTFEPLAWAINKGDPDFMNWLNNFLWQIKNDGRYDRIYQKWIKSTDWIKDVQ, encoded by the coding sequence ATGAATCGATTGTTAAAAGGAATGGTCGTGTTTTTAGCTGTTTTTACCCTGTTGTCCGCTCCATTGCTGGCGGCGGACATCGAATTGGCAAAGAAATCCACCCTGGAACAAATTCTGCAGAAAGGTGAGCTCCGGGTCGGCTTTGAAGCCGGCTACATGCCCTTTGAAATGACGGACAAGAAAGGGCAGTTTGTCGGTTTTGACATCGATGTGGCCAAAGAAATGGCAAAGGCCATGGGGGTGAAGTTTGTACCGGTCAATACCGCCTGGGATGGGATTATCCCCTCGCTCATCACCGCCAAGTTCGACATCATCACGAGCGGCATGACGGTCACCCAGGAAAGAAACCTCAAAATAAATTTCGCCAACCCGTATATTGTTGTGGGCCAGACGGTACTGATCAACAACAAACACAAAGGGACCGTTAAATCTTACAAAGATCTCAACAAGTCAGCCTACATTGTTACGTCCAAGCTGGGAACCACCGGAGAGCAGGCCGTCAAACGAATGATCCCCAAATGCACCTATAAATCATTTGAAACCGAAACCGAAGCCGTCCTTGAAGTGGTCAACGGTAAGGCGGATGCGTTTGTTTACGATCTGCCCATGAATGTGGTATTCATGGCGCAGCAGGGACAGGGTAAACTCACTTTCCTGGACAAGCCGTTTACTTTCGAACCGCTGGCCTGGGCAATCAACAAGGGGGATCCCGATTTTATGAACTGGCTCAACAATTTTCTGTGGCAAATCAAAAACGACGGCCGCTAT